In Vitis vinifera cultivar Pinot Noir 40024 chromosome 11, ASM3070453v1, a genomic segment contains:
- the LOC100259795 gene encoding plant intracellular Ras-group-related LRR protein 6, protein MMYEQQQQVMRMDLRKREREREREREKERSIEEERLEIVDLSGMSLDALPNPSLNLAAICKLDLCNNNLQNIPESLTARLLNVVILDVHSNQLKSLPNSIGCLSKLKVLNISGNLIQNLPKTIENCRSLEELNANFNQLTMLPDTIGFELLNIKKLSVNSNKLMLLPSSTSHLTSLQVLDARLNCLRALPEDLENLINLQVLNVSQNFQYLETLPYSIGLLMSLVELDASYNRITTLPDSMGCLKKLQKLCVEGNPLVSPPMEVVEQGMQAVKEYLSEKMTAAHRCSPKKKSWIGKLVRYGTFNGTNNASREEREGFLRSDYRSIEGLATPRSVGMFSPRRLFSPRNYFSK, encoded by the exons ATGATGTATGAACAACAACAGCAGGTGATGAGGATGGATTTGAGgaagagggagagggagagggagagggagagggagaagGAGAGATCAATTGAGGAAGAGAGGCTTGAGATTGTTGATTTGAGTGGCATGTCCCTTGACGCTCTCCCTAATCCTTCTCTTAACTTGGCTGCCATCTGCAAGCTAGACCTCTGCAACAACAATCTTCAG AATATACCAGAATCCTTAACAGCAAGACTACTAAATGTGGTGATATTGGATGTGCACTCAAATCAGCTTAAATCCCTCCCAAACTCAATTGGGTGTCTTTCAAAGCTCAAGGTTTTGAACATCTCTGGGAACCTCATTCAAAACCTCCCCAAAACCATTGAAAATTGCAG GTCATTGGAGGAACTGAATGCCAACTTCAACCAGCTGACCATGCTACCAGACACCATAGGATTTGAGCTATTGAACATCAAAAAGCTCTCAGTGAACTCCAACAAGCTCATGCTCCTTCCTTCCTCCACTTCCCACTTGACCTCTCTTCAGGTTCTCGATGCCCGGCTCAACTGCCTGAGGGCCCTCCCGGAAGACCTGGAGAACCTCATCAACCTACAAGTCCTCAATGTCAGCCAAAACTTCCAATACCTTGAAACCCTCCCATACTCCATAGGCCTCCTCATGTCCCTGGTGGAACTCGACGCGAGCTACAACAGGATAACTACGTTGCCCGATTCAATGGGATGCCTCAAGAAACTGCAGAAGCTCTGTGTAGAAGGAAACCCCCTCGTTTCGCCTCCAATGGAGGTGGTTGAGCAGGGCATGCAGGCAGTGAAGGAGTACTTAAGCGAGAAGATGACGGCGGCGCATAGATGCTCACCAAAGAAGAAGTCATGGATTGGGAAGCTGGTGAGATATGGCACATTCAATGGGACAAATAACGCTAGCCGGGAGGAGAGGGAAGGCTTCCTCAGGTCCGATTATCGGTCCATTGAAGGCCTTGCTACTCCTAGATCCGTTGGGATGTTTTCACCAAGACGCCTCTTCTCACCAAGAAACTACTTCTCAAAATGA